In the genome of Brachypodium distachyon strain Bd21 chromosome 3, Brachypodium_distachyon_v3.0, whole genome shotgun sequence, the window AAGATTTGCCATCCCTGGAGTTTGGTGGTTCACAGGTCACTTGTGTTGTCCACACCACACCACTACTTGGTACCAAGACCAAACTCTTCTACTGTACTACGCAAGGtttcaggtttttttttccaggatTAACTAACCCGGTAATGGAATGCTGGAGGACGTACCGCAACCGCATGTTCTGAGCATTCCAATCTCTGAGGATACTGAAGATTTCTTGCCATGAAAACTTGACAAGGGCATGTTTACAGTCAGATATGTGTATAAGTTGCATATTGATGTAGTAAGACGTCAGGACAGCATGAGACATGGGTCCATGGGGAAGGAATAAATGGACAATCGCGGAAGCAGGCAAAGCTGTGTAAACTAGACTGTCCTTGTAGGTTCACCGCTTTATGGAAGAAGCCATCCGCTCCGAATTAACATTTTGCAAGATGGGGTGTTGATCTGGACACTAGGTGTGTGAGATGCCCTAAATTCTTTGCACATGGTGGCCATCTGTTTCTAAACTGTAAGGAAGTTAAGCAGCGTTGGGTGTTGGCGAGCTCTCCAGCCTGAACAAGTGAGGCTGCAGCTCACACGCTATGCACCTCGACGCTGGAGATGATCGAACAGGTACTCTGCTTTCCGTATGGTCGCATGAAGCTAGCAGTTGCATTGCTTTGGTGCTGGTGGCATGAAACAAATGAGGAAAATCATCAAAACACCTTTCTACAAAAAAAGTGATTTAGCTGCCTTAGACGTAATACAAGTGTTCCATCTAACAAATGGCGCTAAAAAAATAGGGCTGCCAACGAAACCGTGGAAAGATGGAATGTGCTAGCAAACGAGTAGCGGCGAAGCCTAGGATTGTGCAACAGATGGAAACGTTTGATTCCAAAGTCACTaaaccaagaaaaagaatcaaATTCTAGCAGAAGTAGAGGTATTATTGGTCGTGAGCTTAGAATCTAACAACATATGCTGGATTCCAGCCGTCCCTCTCACCGAGTCGTCGTCCTCCATCTATGGCAAAAgcgagaaaacaaaattttccATTAACTCACCAATCAAAATAACACGGAAAAATGACACAAGTAGACAGGGAGACGATGTTTTCTCCGAGAGCTGGGAATCTGACGGTGACCACATAGTAGACATCAGAGGATCCAGGTAACTATCAAAGATGTGCTTTATTATTATTCCATTGTTTGTCAACTTCGACGAGCTACAAGAACAGCCAGCCAGAGTAGAACAGGACCAAAATTGATGTGTCAAGCAAAATAAGGCCCCAGAACAGGGAGCAAGTTGAGGACATGTAAAATGGAACAATATCATAAGAAACCGGCGAACAATTGTAGCTGCTCTGGGCATCCTCCTACATGTCAATATGGAAAATTCTAGGCTGCAAAACTAAGAGATAACAAGAATGGTTTTGCCTTTATTTCTCTTCATATGGAATTATCAATCTGCTCGCTTCAAACGGATGCAGTAGCTCCCTGCTGTTTGTGCACAAACTCAATGCCCTTCTCGATGCTGCCCTTCAGCTCAGGCTTCAAAGCTTCGAGAGCCTTGGCCTCGTACTCGGTCACTCCCTCCAGGTCGGAGGAAATGATGGACTCAACGCCGTTCTTTCCAAGCTTCACTCTGGATGCGAAAAATGGCAGCTCGGTTAACTCAGACTGAACATACGTGCACTCATAAACATCTGGATCACCAGCCAGTGCACGGAGTGATGACTCGACAAATCTGGCAGCAGCATAAGCCATGGACAGGGTAGCAGATCCAGCACCAGCTTtcgcctccaccacctctGTCCCCGCATTCTGTATCCTCTTTGTCAGCTCCTCAGTTTCCTCTTCCGTGAAGGTGACAGATGGCCTAGTCTTTGACAACAACGGTAGGATTGTAATCCCAGCATGACCACCCACAACTGGAACATCAACATCAATGAGCTTAAGGTTCTTCTTCTGAGCAACAAATGTGTTAGCTCGGACAACATCCAGGGTGGAAACTCCGAAAAGCTTCTTGGGATTGTAGACACCCTTCTGTTTCAGAATCTCAGCAGCAATTGGCACTGTGGAGTTGACTGGGTTGCTGATAATATGGATGAAGGCCTCTGGGCAATTGTCTGCAACAGCCTCAATAAGTGACTTGACAATGCCCGCATTGATGTTAAAAAGGTCATCACGAGTCATGCCTGGCTTCCTTGGGACCCCGGCAGGAATGACAACAACATCCGCACCTTTCAAGCAGTCGGCTAATTCTCCCGGGCCAGTAAAGTCCAGAACCTGAGAAGGTGTGTTGCAATGGCTGAGATCAGCAGCAACTCCCTTGACGTTTGCAATATCATACAGGCGCAGTTCTGAGACCAGAGGAGACATCTTAATTAACAGGCCCAATGGTTGACCAATGCCACCAGCAGCACCAAGTACCGCCACTTTGTAAGATGCCTCAGGTGATATCTGAGCTCCAGATTTGGCCTTTGGCACGATCCTTGGGGTAACAGATGCCCGAAGGGATGCATTCTTGCCGAGGAATGACGATCCTGTTTCGAAGCTAATCGACGACGATGATGCCTTTAAGCCACTGTAGCTAGTGATGCCATGATTTCTTGGCTTTGAGATCAGAGCAGCCTGAGCACTAACTGAACTAATGGTAATAGCTGATGCCATGGCCAAGTGTAGTCTGCAGAGACAGAGTTTCATCAGATTTATATACGAGGGCAAGATAATACACAGCAGTAACATGAAGAGTCGAGTTTAAGGATTGTAACTACATTAACATCTACAAACACTGGGAACGGATACTGATGAGGAAAAAAACCCTATCATCCGGCTATTTCGTTGAAAACTGAAATTCGTGCAAGGAACAACAGACAACTAACGGCACGCTGCCAGAGCATGAAATCCCTCCAGATCTTGATCAGTACGCATCGGCATATGAGAATTGCTTGTTAGCTGGTCCGACTTCCAGTAACTACAAGGAGCAGCCGAGAGAAGTAACCATAAACAAAGATTCATGTCTAACgaaacataaacaaatatcCGTATGGGTGGATTTAGTGATTCCACGGGATTTCTACAGCCGAACAATCGACAGGGGAAGGGTATGGGATCCAGTGCAACCATAAAGCCGTCGCTCGCCGCACGTGACCTCCAGACAGCAAAGGGGAAGGGTGGAGCTGCGGGAGGGAGGCACGCCTCGTCGAGGAACGGTAGCACCCTGGCGGGAGAAGGGCCCAGCCGAGCCAGATCTGGGCCAATTGGTGCGCGCAGAAAAGGGTGGATAGGCGTCAGCGCCGGCCAGAGCGTCTGGTGGCGCCCGCCGGGGAGGCTCTCGGCTCGAACGGCAGCCGAGATTTTCTTCGAGAATCCACAATCGAGATCGAGATGAAACCAATGAGCAGGAGATGGGATTGTTTACcttgggaggaggcagcggGAGAGAGGAGCAGATGGAATTTGCTGCGGGCGCCCCTTGGCTCGCCTCGGCTCTGCTCTTTTTCTTGGCTGGGGGCAGGTGGGTTTGGAGTGCTTTGGACTCTTGGATGGCAAAGAGGGCAGGGCTGCGGCGCAGGAGCCTTTTATTAATCgcggctcctcctcgcacgctggagacggcgacggcagcagcTCCCTCGTAGACAACGGCAGAGCTCCCACGGAGTTGAATCCTCTCCGTCCGTCCTTCTGCTGGACCCGGTTCATGGGCCTGTTGGGCCAAATCCAGCTGGGACGTGGGAGTCGGGAAACGAGCAAAACGTTGCTCAAGTTTTTCTACGGTACACGATAAACAGGCACAGGTGCCCATCAACTGGATTCAGGTCTCATTCTCAACCTCTCTGAGTCATGCAAAATCCATATTGAGAAAAGTACGCGCTAAACACACATTTATGTACTTGACATACATTACAACATATCCATATTGAAAATAGTATAGTACATGAAAGAAATGAAAGGTAGCCATAAAAGTAGGATTCCTTAGTTACGAGCACAAGCatacttttgttttcttggaaAAATGCTTGCACACTTTTGTTGTAAGACCTAAGATCGACGGGAAGATTAAGGAAATATATTTcgtaaaaaaatatgtttattatattttgATAACAATGTACTTTTCGTCCCAACTTCTTGTAAAGtttgcaatatttttttatcctTTTCGTATAGTTTTTGTCTCTCTACTATTAAAATCGAACACCAATGATGACATGTCATAGTTTGCCACATCAATTGACTAcagggctaaaagaaaaaaaatgttgatcTAACAGGCCGACATGGAAATTCAGGCAGCATAATCATGACAAGTCGGCATTAAGGGAGCGTTTGGATTGCGTCCTGAACGTGGTAGCCTGGCCCGAGAGGCAGCCGGACGTGCGCATGCGCTTGTTTGCTTGGCATCCGCCCAGGCAGCTGCAGGCCTCCAAAATTGATGGGCTGAGCTCACCCTCGCTACCTGCCTGACCAAGTAGCTGTTTTTATCAGGCATTTTGTTCAGGActccaaccaaacaggccctaaTACCAGTTTGGATGTGGTGATGAACTACTAGTGTCCGTTTAAAAATCAAAAAACGGTTAAGAGATCATTTGCTTATTTTCAACAAGTACTCTTCTTTTCTAttgaaaaaatatactttcCCTAAAACTCTAACCATGGATAATTTTCTGATAATATATTTCTTAATCTTTTTCGTTGCTCGAAGATCGGCGGGGCCTATCGGGCGAGTGGCCGGTCTTTGCTGTCGACGTGGGATGGGCCTAGGCACGGTGCACAGACGACGAGTGATCAGTCTCTGCCGTGGGTACCGCTGGGCGCAGCCACAGAGGAATATCCTGTCGTGCTCGTGCACAGAGGAAAACGCCCTTTTGGATGCCTCTTGGACTCTTTGGTTGGTGGGATCTGACGGAAAGAAAAGCGTCTCTTTCCGTGGTATTTCTTCTGACGTTAATCTCGGCCACATGCGACCATCTTGCCCGGACTCAATCTGGGCTCGCGGCGGCCTGGACATACAAAGTTTAACAtgtcaagatcgttcacaattggGGAAACCTTGTTCGAGGGTTCGACCAAGATTGCTGTCAAGGCCTGATGGAAGAGCCAGCCATGGACGTGTCCATCAATCCAAGAGTACACACTAGACGGTAAGCATAGCAAGTGCCCGATCTGTACTTGTGTTATTGCAAAATAATGGAGAGCAGGTAGTCCACAGAGGTTACCATGGAGAACACCATGCTGGGCTGTTGTATTTATTGTGCAACATGATCAAGTACAATTGGCTTTTATATCCTGCTTGTTTGGCTCTCATTATTCGGACATGGTATCATGgatcgattttttttattccatgaatttttttgtttggttggcataGAATTGGGTATATGAAATTatgaa includes:
- the LOC100838923 gene encoding malate dehydrogenase, chloroplastic, translating into MNRVQQKDGRRGFNSVGALPLSTRELLPSPSPACEEEPRLIKGSCAAALPSLPSKSPKHSKPTCPQPRKRAEPRRAKGRPQQIPSAPLSRCLLPRLHLAMASAITISSVSAQAALISKPRNHGITSYSGLKASSSSISFETGSSFLGKNASLRASVTPRIVPKAKSGAQISPEASYKVAVLGAAGGIGQPLGLLIKMSPLVSELRLYDIANVKGVAADLSHCNTPSQVLDFTGPGELADCLKGADVVVIPAGVPRKPGMTRDDLFNINAGIVKSLIEAVADNCPEAFIHIISNPVNSTVPIAAEILKQKGVYNPKKLFGVSTLDVVRANTFVAQKKNLKLIDVDVPVVGGHAGITILPLLSKTRPSVTFTEEETEELTKRIQNAGTEVVEAKAGAGSATLSMAYAAARFVESSLRALAGDPDVYECTYVQSELTELPFFASRVKLGKNGVESIISSDLEGVTEYEAKALEALKPELKGSIEKGIEFVHKQQGATASV